TAAAAGCTCTAGTCCGCGCCAGTGTACCGTACCGCCAAGGTTACTGTTCAGTAATGATAACAGTAGGATGGCACACTTTTTTCAGCCGATGTGTGCATCGTGCATTCCATGTTCCCAAAATTCAAAGTATTTTCCAGGGATGCTAACATCTACAACAATATTggtagaaaatcgaaaaaacgcGATTCCATCCAACAAGTTCAAAATAACTcggaaaagtacaaaaacgaTGTATTACCTTGCAAAAGTACTGATGGGGACATTTTATGCAGCGTCAACCGTACTTTTCTTCCCAGCAAATCAAGAAGAAGCGCTTTTTGAAGTACTCAGACGGCTTCCATGTCCTGCGCAAGAATTTTTCACTGcttccaaaatgtttgtttggTGTATAGATAAGGATTACATCCCGCTTATAATTGCCTTGACAACAATGTGGGTTCTGTCAGAAGCGATTCAAATtgcattttactttttatgtTGCGtttactatttatttttctcagttCGTTCGTTCATCTCGTTCACCTCGAAAGCgacacaaaaattgcaaattaaatttttggcaagcAATCTACTACAAATTTTTGTTCCGATGTTATTCTTGTTCCCAACAGCATTCTATATTTGGTTTgctgtttattttaattatcatAATCAAGGTAAAAATACAtcatttcggaaaaatttatttattttacagCATTAACCAATTTATCATTTGTTTATTCTTCAATTCATGGTTTAATTTCTACATTCACTGTACTTATTATTCATTCTCCGTATCGTCAACAGGAACCAAAACAGTTCGTGAGAAATATAGAAATATAATCTATGAAATATTATCAAATAATTCTGTTTTCCCCTTTCAAATTAAACGTTTTATGTTCATAAAATGCAATTTCAACGTTAAGCTCGTAATGCTTAATGTTCACTTTGATGAATCATTTGTTTTATCATCATATTTTTACTATTAGTCAGAAATTAAGCATGAATTCtgtgaaaacaacaaaattcaattttgaatgacGTAAATAATCAtattattcgaaaattgattgaGGCTCAGTGAATCATAACATccaattttatattaaattcAACCACAGGAAAAGCTATGGCACTTGACTTCGACtcgaaattctttttttctgaaaaaaagttcaattcatTTCCAGTAGCACTATAGTTACTTGGTTGAAATATCCACAGGTGAAGATTTGAATGGTTGTACTCCGATATTGAGAAGACATGATTAGGCAAATAATGAGATGAGTGCAACTGTTCAAGGTTattaacattgaaaaaatggatgCCAACTGATTTAGAATGTTGCTATAATACATTTctgattgaaaaatgttcagttttggCTTACGCTTACTATACACCGGGCGCTAATAAGAAAATCCATGCAGTTCCTATGCTTAAGCCATACGGAAActcaacaataaaaaacattatagCTACACAAAACACCAATCCAGTTTTTCCACGAGAACTCTTATCTGTGTAAGAAGAGATCAGTTTTGCACGTTTTTTGTTAGATTTCAATACAGCATAAACAAGTAGACAGGTCACAATTGGAAGCGATATGCAcggaattatctgaaattgattttcaaaaagtatttaaactGGTATACATACATCCGACACTAGTGAGTTAAGCAAGTTAAAATATTTCGCGATAGATCCTTCGTTATCCATAAAAAGTTCTGACCCCACATATTCATAATAAGTTCTATTTGGAGCACACGACTGACGGGGAATGCTCTCCATCAGTgtgttttcaagaaatctgaACATTGAAACAGGCAAACTTGAGATGCAAACTATAGCAATGACAATAGCGGCTGCCTTTGGTTTTCCCAGTGACTCAAATTGATTGCTCAATGGATTCCTAACAAGCAGTGTTCGAATCATGGCAATAAAAATGATGAGCCATGTTGAACACTTTCTAGCGTAATCCTGAACTACTATGAGCAGTGTTCTAGCTAAAACTAAACCATATGTGTCTTTGGGCAAGCATGAGAAGAAGATGTACTTATACTTctcaaatataatttcaatttgttgaaaacatgtgaaaatatcaaaaagggCAACGGCAGCCATCAAATTATTAATTGAAGATGTTCTCATTGGTTTCCTTgtaagaataaaaaaatgtaagagATTTATGATAACACTTGATATTGAGATTTCATTGACAAAGGCCAGAATTTTGTTGGAGAACGGACTGTACATACATAAATTGTCAGTTTTGTACGTTCGATTAAGGTTGACTtactaaaatgttttctcaaatttgcaCAGCGATTTTGctgtcgatttttgaaattcatagTAGTAATACTCAAGGTCATTGCAGTCCGATAAAAgcatatttcttgaaaaaaaacgttagaGTGAGTGTTCAGCCAAAAAGAGCCAGCTGACTGAGCTCtgaacaattttattaaatatcCATTCAGAGAAGTATTATATACTTGAGAAAACTGGAATTAGATTTGAAgtgacttttttaaatatggaATCAAGTTCCGcgttaaatgattttttttcctagaaCGGTATTGTGTATTCGAAGGCGAGACGAGGAGGAGAAGACGAGTAGTTTATTACATTACTAAACTAAGGAATAAAATAGTTAGTTCATAGAGTTCATGTTGTACGATCTTCTTAGCCACGTCGTGGGTCAATACACGTTGATACCCAACATCTCCCCTCTTTGATGATAAATGTTCCACGAATGACTTCTTCCAgaagaatttaacaaaaactgGTACAAGGGGGCGGCCCTCATATTTCATGTCAGTGGTTGCATCTTTGGAGCTTCTCTTACGGACCACACAAGTGCGACCGTTCATCCATCCGGATCTTGCCAGTTCATCTATACGGATACCTCAGTTGTTCACACTTGATGTTCCTCCAACCTTCTCCCTGTCTCCTAAACAGATGCAACGCGTCCAATTCCGTTCGGAACATGTAGGCGGCTTCCCTCTTCCGAGCATTGAGAATCCcgattccttcttctttttctcgacTTTACTGAAGTCGCTCCTGTCCATCTTGACTCCATCTACCGAGCGCACACCATGTGCCTCTCCCCTTCTCTGAACCGACTTATCCATAAAGTACGGTGGGATGCAATGAGTTCTCAATGATCCTGATCGAttgaaaagaaatattttttaagttatagGTGACAGACCACACGTGTGTATTTTATTGTTCAGACATATGTACATGAGATTTGTGATTTATGTTGTTTGGCTacgttttgataaaattttgagtcacaacataaaaattaaaaaatatatacaaattAGATCGGCAcaagaaaacgtgaaaattaatcgaaaaatgtttgttttacTGCTAGTTGGATGAAAGTTTATCAGTATGGACAGGTCACTTATAGGGTTTTTGACTGAGACGAGGAAGTGACTTGAGTCCTGCTCGCAAttgtgtttttctgaaatttatattttatgcTAGAATTTACATGATATAGTACCGAATTAATATATCCACAGGAGAAGACGTAAATGGCTGTACTCCTATAATGAGAAGAGATGATTAGACAAACGAAGAGATGGGTGCACGTGTTTAAAGTAATTAACATTGCAAACATGAATGCAAATCGAGACATCATGTGCCTGAAATCAAATCGTGAAAACTTggttttcacttcaaaaaatcttactgTAAGCCCAACACATCATTATACATCCACACAAACCCCATGCTCAATCCATAAGGAAACTCAACAATGAAAAACATTATAGTTACACAGAACACTAATCCAGTTCGAGAATTATGGTTCTTACTCACAGAAATGAGATTCGTTCTTTTTTTAGCGGCTCTCCATAAATCCATAACCAGTAATAAGGTTACAATCGGTAGCAGTATACACGGAactatctgaatttttttattgggtAGATCTCCCTGAATATAACTAAGTCTTACGTCTGACACAAatgaattgaataaataaaaatattttgccaaaaaaccgTCGTTTGCAGTAAATAAATCGGACACAGCGAAAATGTGATGCGGTCCTTTAGCACAAGATTCGAGTCCCTCGATCTCAATAAATTGATATTCGAGAAACTTGAGCACTGAAACTGGGAAGCTTGTCGCACAAATTCCAGCAATTATGATTGCTGATGCTTTCGGCTGGCACAGTGCCTCAAACTTTGTGCTCATTGGATTCCGAACAATCAGTGTTCGAATAAAAGCAATGAAAACGATGAGCCAGGTTGAGCATCTTCTTGAGTAATCTCTGACTACGTCAAGTAGAACTTTAGTCAATTCCAGGCCGTATGTGTATGTGGGATAGCAATCGAAGAAAATGTAACTGTATCTATCAAGCAATAATTCGATTTGTTGTAAAGAGGCTAAAATATCAAATAGTGCAATTGCAGCCATCAAGATATTGATTGAAGATGTTCTCATTGGTTTCCTTGtgagaatgaaaaaatggatgagatttatcaaaatactTGCAATCGAAACATCCGGTAAATAGCTGAGAACATTAGAAGAAAAAggactgaaatttaaaaattttaattaaattcaaaaatgtatttcttgATAAACTCacatgaactttttttcaaactcgcACAATGATTTTGCCGTCGACTTTTCAAAACCTGCGTAATACAACGAAAGCAATTTACAGTCCGATAGATACATTTtagaaaacgcaaaaaagtCTGAATTTCAAGTTATGTTTGAATTTGCTTCGTCTTTCTCAACACGCcctctagaaaaaaaaaactcaatctGGGTTTTCTGGCatgtttcttatttttttaatcaaaaattctggaaattaaaatattttgtcttGAGATCGTACGTGGGAACTcaagaaaaacaaagtttGCCGGCGACTAAACTTTGAAGTTTCAGGAAAAGTTGAACGGAAAGTTTCATGTAACAGACTTTTTGCTGGAACTGATTCTATGAGTTTAGTAGTTTTTTGTAAGAATTggtgtatttttcaaaaactggcaGACAGCAAGAGTctcgaaaactttcaaaaaaatttcagaaaaaaattgaaaaatttttcagctgacaATGGTTGAATGTGGCTGTCGTAAATGTATCCTAtaagttttttgatgattttgtaATTTGAATGGGTTTATTTTCAATGATGGCACTTAATCTTCAGTTAGAGGCAGGTTCGTTCTTTAGCCGCGGCCGACTCTTTTCGGGTTCCGCACCCCACTAAACAGGGCGCGcggcaggcggaggtcgcaGCAAGGCGGGTGCGGCAGGCGTTTTGGCGCCTGCATTGAAGCCTTACACATTTCTGCTCAATCGCGATGAGGAAAGAAATGTTAGTTTGTCAAAACTACAAATTGGAGGAAAACCATCCGTTGACAGGAGATGTTCGAGTAATTAttcgttctttttttaattttttgtacacCTGTTCTGATTTATTCAGAATTACTCATTTGTTCTTcggtatttaaatttttgataattttaaatagaCATTATAAGCAGCGTAGACAAAATTTCATTACCGAAATTGTATTTATTCATAAATTCGGAGATTTGGATCATGCTTTTGTATTCGTCCccttttttctaatattacatacggaaaaaataatttaaaatgattCTATAAAGATTATTGCGATCAAATATTGTTCAATTATGGAAGGGTTTTTGATAGAGACGATGTAGTAACCTTTCTGCTCACAATCGtctgtttctgaaatttcactcATATTATATATGTCAGATTTGAATTAGTTATTTACCGAATTAATAAGTCCACAGGAGAAGATGTAGATGGTTGTTTTTCGGTATTGAGATGATATGATTAGGCAAACGAAAAGATGAGTGCAAGTGTTCAAGGTTATTAACACTGAGAAAATGAAACCAAAGTAGGACAGTATGCGACTGGAACCAGTTaacaaattgtttcaattaagAGAACTCAAACTCACCTAATGCCCGAATCATAGTCAAACATCCACAAGAACCCCAAACTCAATCCATAAGGAAATTCAACAATGAAAAACGTGATAGTTACACAGAATACTAATCCAGTTTTACTCATAGAATTATTGTTCTTACTCACAGAAGTGatatttgctctttttttagCGGTTTTCCACAAGTTCATAATAAGTAATAATGTTACAATCGGGAGCAGTAGACAtggaattatctgaaaattttgtgatcaACGGAGAACCTTGACTGTCAATTGATCATACATCTGACACAAAAGAATTGAAtaaggaaaaatatttagcaaGAAAACCGTTGTTTTTCATGAATAAGTCGGACATAGTAACAATGTAATATGTTCCATTTTGAGCACAATCATAAAGCGGCTCTTTCTCTACAAActgattttcgaaatatttgaaaactgaaatggGCAAGCTTGCAGCGCAAACTCCAACAATAACGACGACAGATGCTTTTGGTTTTCCTAGAGACTGATACGTGGAGTTTAATGGATTCCGAACCATCACTGTTCGGATAAAAGCGATTGAAACTATAAACCATGTCGAGCATCTTCTTGAGTAATCTTTGGCAATGTCAAGTATAATTCTTCTCAGACCTACACCAAATGTATATGTGGGGTAGCAATCAAAGAAGATGTCACTGTTCTGTTCAAATATTAATTCGATTTGTTTTAACGAGGTTAAAATATCGTACAGTGCAACTGCAGCCATTAGGATATTGATTGAAGATGTTCTCATTGGTTTCCTTGtgagaatgaaaaaatggatgagatttatcaaaacacttgaaattgaaatttcagatgaatagcttagaattttttgagcgaatggtctgaaatttgacttcattttattttctttttcgaccTTCATGAACTCACATGAACTTTTCTTCAAAGTTGCACAGTGCTTTTGCGGTCGACTTTTCAAAACCTGCATAGTACATTTCAAGCAAGTTACAGTCCGATTCAGACATTTTACTGTTACCTGAAAACAATGTGACTTAACAGTGCCGTAAACATTTGTACGCTCGCtgggaaaaaaacaaactttctgGCTCTTGTGacatgttttgaatatttttgtaatcaGAAATGATAGgaatcaagttttttgtttcgagaACGTGATTTTTTGCGTGGGAGTACTAGGAAAAGCAATAGGAAAacgatttgaattttcttgggATTTATGTTGCATACTGTATTGTTATATatgaaatatcagaaattgcGATAGAAAATAGTTATCctaaattctagaaatttttggaacattttaaaaattcccgattaatttttttcttcgtatcttctattaattttcaatgtttcacttcatagaaattttaaagaaattaggaaatttaaaaacataaaagaTATGTCCAGACAGgtcaagaaaaatttcaagttttcagaaacattttagagaaaaatttaatttcgcgacaaatttttcgaaaaaaataattcagaataaaatgaaaatactgTGATTAACACTTGCTAGACCATTATATAACacatttttatctgaaaaaaaaactcaatttgtGGTGATTTACCTGATTCTGTGAATCAATCAGGAAAACCAACAACAATCAAATTAAACATAActtcatttttagaaaaattctataaatttgaGCTTGATTGagacaattgtttttttttgttaaatataaaatcagggaatgtttttctgatttttttcacattgatattcggaatcagtggaaaatttggagtcaattaaaaatatttcccagattttggtactccacctttgaaaaaaattaataggcTGCTGACGAAAGATGGCATTCTTTCTAtgtccttttttcttttcaaaaaaaccataaCAAGTGAACAAGTAAATATTGGAAGTAGAATACAtggaattatctgaaaatatattacataaaaattaattctccTTAAGTAGTCATACATCTGACACAAAtgaattgaataaattgaaatgttttgctAAACAACCATCGTTTCTCGAGAATAGTTCTGATAAAGCTATAAAATAATAGGAACCTTTTGGAGCACAAGAACGTTTGCTCATTTTCTCTATGAACTCGAATTCCAGGAATTTAAATATCGAAATTGGCAGACTTGCTGCAGAAATTCCAGCGATCACCATAAACGATGACCTTGGCTTTTTCAGCAATACGTGCTTTGGGCTGAATGGATTCCGAATTATCAGTGTACGAATTAAAGCAATGAATACGATAAGCCATGTTGAGCATCTTCTCGAGTAATCATTTATCACAATGAGCAAGGCTTTAGCTAGAACTAGACCGTAAGCGTCTGTCggaaaacatgtaaaaattaaattgctatgtcgctcaaaaaaaatttcaatgtgtACTAAAGAGGATAAGATATCGAATAGAGCAACTGCAGccattaaaatattaattgatGAAGTTCTCATTGGTTTCCGTGTGAGAATGAATATATGAAGAGCATTTATGAAAATACTCAATATTGAAACCTCATAAATATATTCAGAGATGTGGAAAGCCAATGACCTATAATTCATTTGAGACTGAAACATAACCCATTTACAGAAAACTCACACAAAACTCTTTTCAAACTCGCATAACGATTTGGCTGTGGAGTTTCGAAAACCACCGTAAAACCGTTCGAGGTAATTGCAGTCCGAGGAAAACATAACTTCTTGGACAAACGTGTCAATCACACAAGCTCACGAAGAAAACTTTGGGAATCtatcgaaaaatacaaaaatcttGTTGATATCGGTAAAAGCAGAGTGTTTTTATGTGCGGCGAACCACAAACAACAAGTTATATATGTAGAGCCCGCTGCAAACTATTAACTGAACTCGCTTCTAGTAAGCAAAACATACTATGAAATTCTCATTAAAACCtagaaaattgcacttttgcTCAAGACTTCTTTAGCACGCACTTTTTGTGATATGCGACTACAACTATTTCAAGCCCAGTTTATCTGGCTTGAGAGCCGCAAACACTCTTACTCTTAGAATACACAGTCCATCTCGAACACTTATTCCAAGCATGGTAGGCCGTAGAAAAACCTAGTTAGCAAGCTCATAGGTCCGCTTgattcaaaaagtggcaaaaccTCCGTGGTTTGATTTATCTGGTTTGATTTGTATACGTAGCGCAGACAAAACTTCATTATCGAAACTATATTTATTCATAAATTCGGAGATCAGGATTTTGCTCTGGTATTTCCCATATTTTCTACTGTGACGAACgggaaataatttgaaatgattccaaaaaatttaatgcaaTCAAATATCGCCCTTTTATGGAGGGGATGAAGTAACCTTTCTGCTCGCAATcatttgtttctgaaatttctgttaTATTATATATGTCAGATTTAAATTGGTTAATTACCGAGTTAACAAGTCCACATGTGAAGGCGTGGATTGTTGATTTTCGGTATTGAGATGATATGATTAGGCAAACGAAAAGATGGGTGCAAGTGTTCAAGGTTATTAAcattgagaaaatgaaacCAAAGAAAGACAGAATGCGACTGAAACCGgttaaaaagttgtttcaattAAGATAACTCACCTAATGCCCGAATCATAGTCAAACATCCACAAGAACCCCAAACTCAATCCATATGGAAATTCAACAATGAAAAACGTGATAGTTACACAGAATACTAATCCAGTTTTGCTTGTAGAATTATTGTTCTTATGGTTAGTTGCAGAAGTAATGTTTGCTCTCTTTTTAGCGGTTTTCCACAAATTCATAATAAGTAATAATGTTACAATCGGGAGCAGAAGACACGGtattatctaaaatttttgtggttaACAGTGATCCTTGACTGTCAATTAATCATACATCTGACACAAATGAATTGAataaggaaaaatattttgccaaaaaaccgTCATTTGCAGTGAATAATTTGGACATAGTAACATAATAATACGTTCCATTTTGAGCACAATCATAAAGCGGCTCTTTCTCTACAAActgattttcgaaatatttgaaaactgaaatggGCAAGCTTGCAGCGCAAACTCCAACAATAACGACGACAGATGCTTTTGGTTTTCCTAGAGACTGATACGTGGAGTTTAATGGATTCCGAACCATCACTGTTCGGATAAAAGCGATTGAAACTATAAACCATGTCGAGCATCTTCTTGAGTAATCTTTGGCAATGTCAAGTATAATTCTTCTCAGACCTACACCAAATGTATATGTGGGGTAGCAATCAAAGAAGATGTCACTGTTCTGTTCAAATATTAATTCGATTTGTTTTAACGAGGTTAAAATATCGTACAGTGCAACTGCAGCCATTAGGATATTGATTGAAGATGTTCTCATTGGTTTCCTTGtgagaatgaaaaaatggatgagatttatcaaaacacttgaaattgaaatttcagatgaatagcttagaattttttgagcgaatggtctgaaattttattgaattgttTATTTGATCTTCATATAAACTCTGAACTCACATaaacttgttttcaaatttgcacaATGCTTTTGCCGTTGACTTTTGAAAACCTGCATAGTATATCCCAAGCAATCTACAGTTCGACTCAGACATTTTACTGTTACCTGAAAAAGGTGAGAATTAATAGTGGCGTTAACATACACCTTTAATTCATTTAAAACTTTCCAGGagtttttttaggaatttcaaCAGATGTTTCCAGAAAGGTGAAGctgagtttcaaattttacagatagtcttaaaagttttctgaagaaattaaatttcgcgacaaattaaaaaataaatgcgaataaattgaaaatgctcGGCTTAACATTTGCCAGACTATTATGTCACagatttttaactgaaaaacaaaacgcAATTTGTGGTAATATACCTGACTCTGTGCGTCAATCCGGAAAACTAACAACAATCAATTATCTGCCTTCTTCCTATATCAAATCCGGAAAGAGCATAATCCTAACCTTATTCCAATGAAATCCAATAAATTTGAGCGTGCTCTCCGGAAGTTTTCAACCCGCTGGTCTTACAATTAGAAcgtctatcaaaaaattttcataaatatttttgaaaaatattattatgatAGGCAACAATTTTGGCACCACCGAACTGGCTTATAACAGGTTCACCACTACtcctttaaatatttttgaccgACAATGTATATACGTTGTTAATTCACTGGAGGTAATGCTGTTGGGTGCAATGATGTATTGACCTGAACCCTTTGCGCATGCCTTCTTTCCTGAAACACTAGCTTCTATGGCATGAGTTCACGGCAATCACTTTCAACATACCTGATTGAAATACACACACGAGAAAACAGAAATAGCAGTGCTCCGATAATCGGAGGACATCAAAAAACAAACTACGAGATGAGTGCAACTGTTGCCGGTGATGAACACTGGAAACATATATCCGCAATAGCTTagaatatttctgaaaaattcaaaaatacgaTCAAAAACTTAAGTTTTGAAGGTAAAACTCACTTTACGCCGTAGACATCATTTAAAACCCATTGGAATCCTATACTGAGTCCATAAGGAAATTCAACAAGGAAAAACATGAAAGTTACACAGAACACTAATCCAGTAGTTTTCCAATAACTATTCTGACCTGAGGGGCTTGTTCTTGCTCTGATCTTACCGGCTCTCCTTATTCCCTGCAAAAGTAAGCAGGTAACGATTGGGAGCAGCAGACTAGGAATAAcctgaaatttattgtttattgCTTATAAGCACGGTGAGGTTCTTATGGACCTACATCTGACACCagtgaattgaaaatgtagaaatattTCCCAAACAGTAAATTATTAGCCATGAAGAGGGGACCCTCGGTaagtaaataataaaatatcttTCCAGCACATATATTTAGGAACGGTCCTTtagcaattaaaaattcaaaagatttaattgttgaaattggaagaCTTGCTGCGCAAACTATAGCAATTATAATTGCTGATACCCTTGGTTTTGCAAGTGACTCATAAATTGAGCTTAATGGATTTCGAATAATTAATGTTCGAATAAAAGCGATAAAAACGATAAACCATGTTGAACACTTTCTGGAGTAATCTTTGACTGCGGAAAGCAGAATTCTGGTTAGAGCCGTTCCAAATGTGTACCTTATATGACATGTAAAAAATAGATAGTTATGTTCCTCCAGAAAAACATGAATATATatcaaagaagaaaaaatatcgaacAGTGCAACAGCTGccattaaaatattaattgaagACGTTCTCATTGGTTTTCTGGTGAGAATGGAAAAATGCAAGAGATTCACCAGAacacttaaaattgaaacttctGCGGCATAGTCAT
This is a stretch of genomic DNA from Caenorhabditis elegans chromosome V. It encodes these proteins:
- the srw-120 gene encoding G-protein coupled receptors family 1 profile domain-containing protein (Predicted) — translated: MSESDCNLLEMYYAGFEKSTAKALCNFEEKFIPFAQKILSYSSEISISSVLINLIHFFILTRKPMRTSSINILMAAVALYDILTSLKQIELIFEQNSDIFFDCYPTYTFGVGLRRIILDIAKDYSRRCSTWFIVSIAFIRTVMVRNPLNSTYQSLGKPKASVVVIVGVCAASLPISVFKYFENQFVEKEPLYDCAQNGTYYIVTMSDLFMKNNGFLAKYFSLFNSFVSDIIPCLLLPIVTLLLIMNLWKTAKKRANITSVSKNNNSMSKTGLVFCVTITFFIVEFPYGLSLGFLWMFDYDSGISRILSYFGFIFSVLITLNTCTHLFVCLIISSQYRKTTIYIFSCGLINSKQTIVSRKVTTSSLSKTLP
- the srw-115 gene encoding G-protein coupled receptors family 1 profile domain-containing protein (Partially confirmed by transcript evidence) — its product is MYLSDCKLLSLYYAGFEKSTAKSLCEFEKKFIPFSSNVLSYLPDVSIASILINLIHFFILTRKPMRTSSINILMAAIALFDILASLQQIELLLDRYSYIFFDCYPTYTYGLELTKVLLDVVRDYSRRCSTWLIVFIAFIRTLIVRNPMSTKFEALCQPKASAIIIAGICATSFPVSVLKFLEYQFIEIEGLESCAKGPHHIFAVSDLFTANDGFLAKYFYLFNSFVSDIVPCILLPIVTLLLVMDLWRAAKKRTNLISVSKNHNSRTGLVFCVTIMFFIVEFPYGLSMGFVWMYNDVLGLQHMMSRFAFMFAMLITLNTCTHLFVCLIISSHYRSTAIYVFSCGYINSKNTIASRTQVTSSSQSKTL
- the srw-121 gene encoding G-protein coupled receptors family 1 profile domain-containing protein (Partially confirmed by transcript evidence) encodes the protein MLLSDCNDLEYYYYEFQKSTAKSLCKFEKTFYPFSNKILAFVNEISISSVIINLLHFFILTRKPMRTSSINNLMAAVALFDIFTCFQQIEIIFEKYKYIFFSCLPKDTYGLVLARTLLIVVQDYARKCSTWLIIFIAMIRTLLVRNPLSNQFESLGKPKAAAIVIAIVCISSLPVSMFRFLENTLMESIPRQSCAPNRTYYEYVGSELFMDNEGSIAKYFNLLNSLVSDIIPCISLPIVTCLLVYAVLKSNKKRAKLISSYTDKSSRGKTGLVFCVAIMFFIVEFPYGLSIGTAWIFLLAPGVYNILNQLASIFSMLITLNSCTHLIICLIMSSQYRSTTIQIFTCGYFNQKKRISSRSQVP
- the srw-119 gene encoding G-protein coupled receptors family 1 profile domain-containing protein (Predicted): MSESNCRLLGIYYAGFQKSTAKALCKFENKFIPFAQKILSYSSEISISSVLINLIHFFILTRKPMRTSSINILMAAVALYDILTSLKQIELIFEQNSDIFFDCYPTYTFGVGLRRIILDIAKDYSRRCSTWFIVSIAFIRTVMVRNPLNSTYQSLGKPKASVVVIVGVCAASLPISVFKYFENQFVEKEPLYDCAQNGTYYYVTMSKLFTANDGFLAKYFSLFNSFVSDIIPCLLLPIVTLLLIMNLWKTAKKRANITSATNHKNNNSTSKTGLVFCVTITFFIVEFPYGLSLGFLWMFDYDSGISRILSFFGFIFSMLITLNTCTHLFVCLIISSQYRKSTIHAFTCGLVNSKQMIASRKVTSSPP